The following are encoded together in the Pedobacter steynii genome:
- a CDS encoding MutS-related protein, with amino-acid sequence MVKTKDSILNDYQNNIKTQEIRIADLKKKLNKISFSRLGLFISEILTIALIINIGFNAILTGLLAVPLFLFMFLVKKQSAVQRDLTYAGQLLWVYQNEADQILFGKNGYHNGENYQDEQHPYSSDLDIFGPGTLYAFINRCNTQKGMDLLAANLSAPNDKRTILERQEAIKELYGHIDQSFHFRAQLQNHKPEQLKVIQNKLKYQLPEQLLFTNKRFLKVAVQVVPFVMAALFVLGLVVGGVTWQVFGLAAVFNMGLTFFNLKDINQVYYGFTGSANLLNAFSGTIKWTEEVKWNSSYIKNLFPAQQESLPVSSQIRQLSRIIQAFDARLNIILSAFLNLFLLWDLKCSINLAHWHRKYAAEVMAGLERISRFEELISFATLTYNQPEWNTPVIEDAFHLKALELGHPLIPQGTRVLNDFNLNPQPTADIVTGSNMAGKSTFLRTVGINMVLAFAGAPVCAKEMSLSIFKVLSYMRIKDSLNDQTSTFKAELNRLKMILDAIRISSNSLVLIDEMLRGTNSRDKYLGSKVFIEKLIDQQTPVLFATHDLQLSEMISDYPERVRNYHFDIQISEGEMNFDYKLKHGPCTTFNAALLLKEIGLTLN; translated from the coding sequence ATGGTAAAAACAAAAGATAGTATTTTAAACGACTACCAAAATAATATTAAAACCCAGGAAATCCGAATTGCAGATCTTAAAAAGAAATTAAATAAGATTTCATTTTCCAGGCTGGGCCTGTTCATCTCTGAAATCCTCACCATAGCATTGATTATCAATATCGGCTTTAATGCAATTTTAACAGGACTTTTGGCCGTTCCGCTGTTCCTGTTTATGTTTCTGGTAAAAAAGCAAAGTGCTGTGCAGAGGGACCTGACTTATGCCGGACAATTACTTTGGGTTTATCAGAACGAAGCCGACCAGATTCTTTTTGGAAAAAATGGCTACCACAATGGAGAAAACTATCAGGATGAGCAGCATCCTTATTCCTCAGACCTGGATATCTTTGGGCCAGGTACGCTGTACGCCTTTATCAACCGGTGTAATACGCAGAAAGGTATGGATTTACTGGCGGCTAATCTGAGCGCGCCAAATGATAAAAGAACCATTCTTGAGCGTCAGGAGGCAATCAAAGAATTATATGGCCATATTGACCAGAGCTTTCATTTTCGCGCACAATTGCAGAACCATAAACCAGAACAGTTAAAGGTCATTCAGAATAAACTGAAATACCAGTTGCCCGAACAGCTGTTATTTACCAATAAGCGCTTTTTAAAAGTAGCTGTGCAGGTGGTACCTTTTGTGATGGCGGCTTTATTCGTCCTGGGGCTTGTAGTAGGGGGCGTAACCTGGCAGGTCTTTGGACTGGCTGCAGTCTTCAATATGGGGCTTACCTTTTTCAATTTAAAAGACATTAACCAGGTTTACTATGGCTTCACCGGGAGCGCTAATCTTCTGAATGCCTTCTCCGGAACCATAAAATGGACAGAAGAAGTAAAATGGAACAGTTCCTATATTAAAAACCTTTTCCCTGCTCAGCAGGAAAGTCTTCCGGTGAGCAGTCAGATCAGACAGCTGTCCAGGATTATTCAGGCTTTTGATGCCCGCCTGAATATCATTCTCAGTGCTTTTCTCAATCTGTTTTTGTTGTGGGACCTCAAATGTTCAATAAATCTGGCACACTGGCATCGAAAATATGCAGCAGAGGTGATGGCCGGGCTGGAAAGGATCAGCCGGTTTGAAGAACTGATTTCATTTGCTACACTGACCTATAACCAACCGGAATGGAATACCCCTGTTATCGAAGATGCGTTCCATTTAAAAGCCTTGGAGCTGGGACATCCTTTGATTCCTCAGGGAACGCGTGTACTCAACGATTTTAATTTAAATCCCCAACCCACCGCAGATATTGTAACAGGTTCTAATATGGCTGGAAAAAGCACTTTCCTGAGAACTGTAGGTATCAATATGGTGCTGGCCTTTGCCGGTGCTCCGGTTTGTGCAAAGGAAATGTCGCTTTCCATCTTTAAAGTACTTTCTTATATGAGGATCAAGGATTCTTTAAATGACCAGACTTCTACCTTTAAAGCAGAACTGAACAGATTAAAGATGATCCTGGATGCGATTCGTATTTCTTCCAATTCCCTGGTGCTGATTGATGAAATGCTGAGGGGAACAAACAGCCGGGACAAATACCTGGGCTCTAAGGTATTTATCGAAAAGCTGATCGATCAGCAGACGCCTGTTTTATTTGCTACCCACGACTTACAACTGTCGGAAATGATCAGCGATTATCCGGAACGGGTCAGGAACTATCATTTTGATATTCAGATCAGTGAGGGCGAAATGAACTTCGATTATAAACTTAAACATGGCCCTTGTACTACATTTAACGCTGCTTTACTTTTAAAGGAGATTGGCTTAACGTTAAATTAA
- a CDS encoding GH1 family beta-glucosidase: protein MIKASDFGRDFSWGVATAAAQIEGAADLYGKGPSIWDSFSNRSGKIKKGHHPTIACDFYHRYKEDIALVKLLGFSIFRFSISWPRIMPYGEGMVNEEGIRFYHQVIDECLLNGLVPYITLYHWDLPEALEEEGGWTAFGINTAFNAFVSVCAKTYGDKVKNWIVLNEPFGFTSLGYMLGIHAPGNTGLTNFFSAVHHAAIAQADGGRILRAEVSQANIGTSYSCSEIIPYTQSESDLLAAQRVDCLMNRLFIEPTLGMGYPGTDWEVMEKFSIQHSTWRHTERLTFDFDFIGIQNYFPLTIKYNAFIPVIQAWEVKAKNRKVPHTTMGWEINGNSFYNVIKQFAAYPKIKSLMITENGAAYHDKVTEGKVHDAERIAYFQEYLAAVLKAKNEGLNITGYMAWTLMDNFEWAEGFNARFGLVHNDFKTQKRTIKDSGYWWQQFLKA from the coding sequence ATGATTAAAGCATCAGATTTTGGGCGTGATTTTTCCTGGGGAGTGGCCACAGCTGCGGCTCAGATTGAAGGGGCAGCGGATCTTTATGGAAAAGGACCCTCGATCTGGGATTCTTTTTCCAACAGATCGGGTAAAATAAAAAAAGGCCATCACCCAACCATTGCCTGCGATTTTTATCATAGATATAAGGAAGACATTGCTTTAGTTAAACTACTTGGTTTCTCTATATTTCGTTTCTCCATATCCTGGCCCCGGATTATGCCTTATGGGGAGGGGATGGTCAATGAGGAAGGCATCCGTTTTTATCATCAGGTCATTGATGAATGTCTGTTGAACGGGCTTGTTCCTTACATTACTTTATACCACTGGGATTTACCGGAGGCATTGGAAGAAGAGGGGGGCTGGACGGCCTTTGGTATCAATACCGCTTTTAATGCTTTTGTATCTGTCTGCGCTAAAACTTATGGAGATAAAGTAAAAAACTGGATCGTATTGAATGAACCTTTTGGCTTTACTTCCCTGGGCTATATGCTCGGTATTCATGCTCCTGGTAATACCGGGCTGACCAATTTCTTTTCAGCTGTACATCATGCCGCAATTGCACAGGCAGATGGCGGAAGGATTTTAAGGGCGGAAGTGAGCCAGGCGAATATCGGAACCAGCTATTCCTGTTCCGAAATCATCCCGTATACACAGAGCGAATCTGATTTGCTGGCCGCACAAAGGGTAGACTGCCTGATGAACCGGCTGTTTATAGAGCCGACCCTGGGCATGGGTTATCCCGGGACAGACTGGGAGGTGATGGAGAAATTTTCTATTCAGCATTCTACCTGGCGACATACCGAACGCCTGACCTTTGACTTTGATTTTATCGGGATTCAGAACTATTTCCCGCTCACGATTAAATACAATGCCTTTATTCCGGTAATTCAGGCCTGGGAAGTGAAGGCAAAAAACCGGAAAGTTCCACACACTACCATGGGTTGGGAAATCAATGGAAATAGTTTTTATAATGTGATCAAACAGTTTGCTGCCTATCCTAAGATCAAAAGTTTAATGATCACGGAGAATGGTGCGGCTTATCATGATAAAGTAACTGAGGGTAAGGTTCATGATGCAGAAAGGATTGCTTACTTTCAGGAATACCTGGCTGCGGTATTAAAGGCTAAAAATGAAGGGCTGAACATTACCGGATATATGGCCTGGACACTAATGGATAACTTTGAATGGGCCGAAGGCTTCAATGCCCGCTTCGGCCTGGTTCATAATGATTTTAAAACCCAAAAACGGACGATCAAGGATTCCGGATACTGGTGGCAGCAGTTTCTAAAAGCATAA
- a CDS encoding aconitate hydratase codes for MAFDIEMIKKVYANFGPRVEAARKLVGRPLTLSEKILYTHLWDGNTNTSYVRGTDYVDFAPDRVAMQDATAQMALLQFMQAGRPQVAVPSTVHCDHLITAKYGAEIDLPAANTESKEVFDFLASVSNKYGIGFWKPGAGIIHQVVLENYAFPGGMMIGTDSHTVNAGGLGMVAIGVGGADACDVMAGLPWELKFPKLIGIKLTGKLNGWTSAKDVILKVAGILTVKGGTGAIVEYFGEGASSMSCTGKGTICNMGAEIGATTSTFGYDESMERYLRATNRADVADAANAIKEHLTGDAEVYAEPEKYFDQIIEINLSELEPYLNGPFTPDLATPISKMKEVAAANGWPMKIDVGLIGSCTNSSYEDISRAVSIAKQVSDKGLTAKSEYCINPGSEQIRFTIQRDGFLDVFEKIGAKVFTNACGPCIGMWDRVGAEKQEKNTIVHSFNRNFAKRADGNPNTFAFVGSPELVTALAIAGDLSFNPLTDTLTNANGEQVKLDEPTGFELPPRGFDVDDAGYQQPAADGSGVQVLVSPTSHRLQLLDPFTPWEGTDLKGLKLLIKAKGKCTTDHISMAGPWLKFRGHLDNISNNMLIGAVNYFNDKTDNVKNELTGEYGPVPATQRAYKAQGIGSIVVGDENYGEGSSREHAAMEPRHLGVRAVLVKSFARIHETNLKKQGMLGLTFVNKDDYDKIQEDDTIDIIGLTTFSPDVPLTLVLNHIDGTKEEITVNHSYNAQQIEWFKAGGALNIIRREAAAKNA; via the coding sequence ATGGCTTTTGATATAGAAATGATCAAAAAGGTGTATGCAAACTTTGGCCCCCGTGTAGAGGCGGCCCGTAAATTAGTAGGCAGACCTTTAACACTTTCAGAAAAAATTCTTTACACCCACCTTTGGGATGGAAATACAAATACTTCTTATGTAAGAGGTACTGATTACGTAGATTTTGCTCCTGACCGTGTGGCCATGCAAGATGCAACTGCACAAATGGCTTTATTGCAATTTATGCAGGCGGGAAGACCTCAGGTAGCTGTTCCTTCAACGGTTCATTGTGATCACCTGATCACCGCAAAATATGGTGCTGAGATAGATTTACCGGCAGCAAATACAGAGAGTAAAGAGGTTTTTGACTTCCTTGCCTCAGTTTCAAATAAATATGGTATCGGCTTCTGGAAACCAGGAGCAGGTATTATTCACCAGGTTGTATTGGAAAACTATGCTTTCCCGGGCGGTATGATGATCGGTACCGATTCTCATACGGTAAACGCAGGTGGTTTAGGTATGGTTGCCATCGGAGTTGGTGGTGCTGATGCCTGTGATGTAATGGCAGGTTTACCATGGGAGCTTAAATTCCCTAAACTGATTGGTATCAAGTTAACCGGAAAATTAAACGGATGGACTTCAGCTAAAGATGTAATCCTTAAAGTTGCCGGTATCTTAACCGTAAAAGGTGGTACCGGTGCAATCGTAGAATATTTTGGTGAAGGTGCCAGCAGCATGAGCTGTACTGGTAAAGGAACCATTTGTAATATGGGTGCTGAAATCGGCGCAACGACTTCAACCTTTGGTTATGATGAGAGCATGGAGCGTTATTTACGTGCGACCAACAGGGCTGATGTAGCTGATGCAGCAAACGCAATTAAAGAACACTTAACAGGTGATGCAGAAGTATATGCTGAGCCGGAAAAATATTTTGATCAGATCATTGAAATCAATCTTTCAGAGCTTGAGCCTTATCTGAACGGTCCTTTCACTCCGGATTTGGCTACGCCAATCTCTAAAATGAAAGAAGTTGCCGCAGCAAACGGATGGCCAATGAAAATCGATGTAGGTTTGATCGGTTCATGTACCAACTCTTCATACGAGGACATCTCCCGCGCGGTAAGTATCGCTAAGCAGGTTTCTGATAAAGGCTTAACTGCAAAATCTGAATACTGTATCAACCCGGGTTCTGAGCAGATCCGCTTCACGATTCAGCGTGATGGATTCTTAGATGTATTCGAGAAAATCGGTGCTAAAGTATTCACAAATGCCTGCGGACCATGTATCGGCATGTGGGACAGGGTTGGTGCTGAAAAACAAGAGAAAAACACCATCGTTCACTCTTTCAACAGAAACTTTGCAAAACGTGCAGATGGAAATCCGAACACTTTTGCTTTTGTAGGTTCTCCGGAACTGGTAACGGCATTGGCTATTGCTGGTGACCTGAGCTTTAACCCGCTTACAGATACCTTAACAAATGCCAATGGCGAACAGGTTAAACTGGATGAGCCAACAGGATTTGAATTGCCTCCAAGAGGTTTTGATGTAGATGATGCAGGATATCAGCAACCAGCTGCCGATGGTAGTGGTGTACAGGTATTGGTATCTCCTACTTCACACCGTCTGCAATTGCTTGATCCTTTTACGCCTTGGGAAGGTACAGACCTTAAAGGTTTAAAGTTACTGATCAAAGCAAAAGGAAAATGTACAACGGATCATATCTCTATGGCTGGTCCATGGTTAAAATTCCGTGGTCACCTGGACAACATCTCGAACAACATGTTGATTGGTGCGGTAAACTATTTCAACGATAAAACGGATAACGTTAAAAATGAATTAACAGGTGAATACGGTCCTGTTCCTGCGACTCAACGTGCCTATAAAGCACAGGGAATCGGTTCTATTGTAGTTGGTGATGAAAACTATGGTGAAGGATCAAGTCGTGAGCACGCGGCAATGGAGCCTCGTCACTTAGGTGTTCGCGCGGTATTGGTAAAATCTTTTGCCCGTATCCACGAAACCAACCTGAAAAAACAAGGAATGCTTGGTTTGACATTTGTTAACAAGGACGACTATGATAAAATCCAGGAAGACGATACGATTGATATCATTGGCTTAACAACTTTCAGCCCTGATGTTCCATTGACATTGGTATTAAACCATATCGACGGTACTAAAGAAGAAATTACGGTTAACCATAGCTACAATGCGCAGCAGATTGAATGGTTCAAAGCAGGTGGTGCACTAAACATCATCCGCAGAGAAGCAGCAGCGAAAAACGCATAG
- a CDS encoding polysaccharide deacetylase family protein produces the protein MYLVKSPLLLKWYYPSLIWNKTRAQRVIYLTFDDGPIPDVTDFVLKTLKSFNAKATFFCIGDNIQKHPDIFEKLKSEGHQIGNHTFNHLKGWKTEDPVYLQNFRQCQELTNTHLFRPPYGRIKKSQISGLRSYFPDLQIIMWDVLSGDFDLKLSPQKCYNNVIKYATNGSIIVFHDSLKAFDRLKYALPRVLQYFSEQGYQFKTL, from the coding sequence ATGTACCTGGTTAAATCTCCGCTTTTACTGAAATGGTATTACCCATCTCTCATCTGGAACAAAACCCGAGCTCAAAGAGTCATTTATTTAACCTTTGACGACGGACCTATACCGGATGTTACAGACTTTGTACTAAAAACTTTAAAAAGCTTTAATGCGAAAGCCACCTTTTTTTGCATTGGCGATAATATACAAAAGCATCCCGATATATTCGAAAAGCTTAAGTCTGAAGGGCACCAGATCGGAAACCATACTTTTAATCACTTAAAAGGCTGGAAAACGGAAGATCCGGTTTATCTTCAAAATTTCCGGCAATGCCAGGAACTGACCAATACCCATTTATTTCGTCCGCCTTACGGCAGAATTAAAAAATCGCAGATTTCCGGTCTGCGCAGCTACTTTCCTGACCTTCAGATCATCATGTGGGACGTGCTTAGCGGCGATTTTGACCTGAAGCTTTCCCCACAAAAGTGTTACAACAATGTGATTAAATATGCCACAAATGGCTCCATTATCGTTTTCCATGACAGTCTGAAAGCTTTCGACAGGCTAAAATATGCTTTACCGAGGGTTTTACAATATTTCAGTGAACAGGGCTATCAATTCAAAACCCTCTGA
- a CDS encoding TolC family protein yields MRKFTSFNALPKLSLVLSLAFITGFVQNSNAQEVITIQDAIDKTLNNNLTIKQSQFSESLSDETLKQSKLALIPTLNGSASSGISFGRSMDQNTFEVINQKLLSTSGSLSSGVTVFEGWSRINQIRQNKLLLDAGKANTDKVKNDLILQVVTSYLQILYNIDLLKAANVQLAVAKQQLNREQQLLDVGNKTLADLSQAKSQLATAELNVTNADNALTISYLTLAQIMELPSSTKYEVQAPLLESFNAPQTRYNPDEVYADAVGLFPDIKLAGLRTEAAKKGIDVAKGSLYPRLSFSAGLGTSYSYIFSSSSPQTSFADQINERFSQNIGLNLTIPIFNGLQARIGVRRAKINYLQSQTDEKLAKNNLNKVIYQAVADLKAAEGRYRSTTNTFQAQKDAFNVIEQRYAVGLVNSLDYSTSQSNMNKAEVDMIQAKYDLLFRAKVIDYYLGKQIIF; encoded by the coding sequence ATGAGAAAGTTTACCAGTTTTAATGCGTTACCCAAGCTCAGCTTAGTTTTGTCATTAGCATTCATCACCGGTTTTGTGCAGAATTCCAATGCACAGGAAGTGATTACGATTCAGGATGCTATCGATAAAACTTTAAATAATAACCTTACCATCAAACAATCACAGTTCAGTGAAAGTTTATCTGATGAGACTTTAAAGCAATCAAAATTAGCCTTGATTCCTACCCTGAACGGGTCGGCAAGCAGCGGAATTAGTTTTGGTCGTAGTATGGACCAGAATACATTCGAGGTTATCAACCAGAAATTATTGAGTACTTCGGGCTCATTATCTTCCGGAGTAACCGTTTTTGAAGGATGGTCAAGGATCAATCAGATCAGACAAAATAAACTGCTACTCGATGCCGGTAAAGCAAATACAGACAAAGTTAAAAATGACCTGATCTTACAGGTCGTTACTTCTTATCTGCAGATCCTATACAATATTGACCTTCTGAAAGCGGCGAATGTTCAGCTGGCTGTAGCCAAACAGCAACTAAACAGAGAGCAACAACTGTTGGATGTAGGAAACAAAACACTGGCAGATTTGTCTCAGGCTAAATCCCAACTGGCAACCGCAGAACTGAATGTCACTAATGCAGATAATGCATTAACCATTTCTTATCTGACGCTTGCACAAATCATGGAGCTTCCATCTTCCACAAAATATGAAGTTCAGGCACCTTTGCTGGAGAGCTTTAATGCTCCGCAAACAAGGTACAACCCGGACGAGGTTTATGCAGATGCAGTAGGTCTTTTTCCTGATATTAAACTGGCGGGACTGAGAACTGAAGCTGCAAAAAAAGGAATTGATGTGGCTAAAGGTAGTTTATACCCTAGGCTTTCTTTCAGTGCAGGTTTAGGAACTTCTTACTCTTATATCTTTAGCAGTTCTTCTCCGCAAACAAGTTTTGCAGATCAGATCAATGAGCGTTTTAGTCAGAATATCGGTCTTAACTTAACCATTCCTATCTTCAATGGATTACAGGCACGAATTGGTGTCAGAAGAGCGAAGATTAACTACCTGCAGTCACAGACAGATGAGAAGCTGGCAAAAAATAACCTGAATAAAGTGATTTACCAGGCCGTTGCAGATCTGAAAGCAGCTGAAGGGCGTTACCGCTCTACTACAAATACTTTTCAGGCCCAAAAGGATGCATTTAACGTAATTGAACAACGCTATGCTGTAGGATTGGTAAATTCCTTAGATTACAGCACTTCTCAATCCAACATGAATAAAGCTGAAGTCGATATGATTCAGGCAAAATATGATTTACTCTTCAGGGCAAAAGTGATTGACTATTACCTGGGCAAGCAGATCATCTTTTAA
- a CDS encoding efflux RND transporter periplasmic adaptor subunit, giving the protein MKLKPILITLGVVIALLVVAKLTGLIGGEKIEKVTIDKAADRKVIETVTASGKVQPETEVKLSSEVSGEVTELLVKEGDVVKKGQLLIKVRPDVLKSGYDRAVASYSSQKAGVASSLQMMKQSQGNFVNAEATYKRNVELFAKKVISASEFDAAKAAFLTAKTNVAKSKEDYVAAKFQLEQSGANVQEANANLAKATIYAPVDGVISKLSVELGDRILGTAQMAGTEIMRISNLKTMEVNVDVNENDINRVNVGDSAKIEVDAFADKKFKGIVTEIASSSKDIGSVTTSVDQVTNFVVKVRIIADSYEGVKGGAKDLPSPFRPGLSATVDIESESVKGLAIPIQSVFTSDKNKDAKTAGNDENADKQKTKLTDKTVKQYVYVFNAGTVKQVEVTTGIQNDQFIIIKTGLKAGQEVVSGPYSAIQNKLKDGMKVEKTTKDQLFVSPDKK; this is encoded by the coding sequence ATGAAACTAAAACCCATATTAATTACATTAGGCGTAGTCATTGCTTTACTGGTTGTAGCAAAGCTTACCGGCCTTATTGGTGGTGAAAAAATTGAAAAAGTGACCATCGATAAAGCTGCAGACAGAAAAGTAATAGAAACGGTTACTGCAAGTGGAAAGGTACAGCCGGAAACAGAAGTGAAATTAAGCTCTGAGGTTTCCGGAGAGGTGACTGAACTGTTAGTAAAAGAAGGTGACGTGGTTAAAAAAGGCCAGTTGCTGATTAAAGTTCGTCCGGATGTGTTAAAGTCGGGTTATGACAGGGCTGTAGCTTCCTATAGTTCTCAAAAAGCAGGTGTGGCTTCTTCATTGCAAATGATGAAACAAAGCCAGGGAAATTTCGTAAATGCGGAGGCAACTTACAAACGTAACGTAGAGTTGTTTGCAAAAAAGGTAATCTCAGCATCGGAGTTTGATGCGGCAAAGGCTGCTTTCTTAACCGCAAAAACCAATGTGGCGAAATCTAAAGAAGACTATGTAGCTGCCAAATTCCAGTTGGAGCAATCGGGTGCCAATGTTCAGGAGGCCAATGCCAACCTGGCTAAGGCAACGATCTATGCACCGGTAGATGGAGTGATCTCTAAGTTATCTGTAGAGTTGGGAGACCGTATTCTAGGTACTGCACAGATGGCAGGAACAGAAATCATGAGGATTTCCAACCTGAAAACTATGGAAGTTAACGTGGATGTGAACGAAAACGACATCAACAGGGTAAATGTTGGAGATAGTGCGAAGATCGAAGTGGATGCTTTTGCGGATAAAAAGTTTAAAGGTATTGTGACTGAGATCGCAAGTTCTTCAAAAGATATTGGTTCAGTAACCACCTCAGTAGATCAGGTAACAAACTTTGTGGTTAAAGTAAGGATCATTGCAGATTCTTATGAGGGTGTTAAAGGTGGTGCAAAAGACCTTCCTTCTCCTTTCAGACCAGGTTTGTCAGCAACTGTGGATATCGAAAGCGAATCGGTAAAAGGATTGGCCATTCCAATCCAGTCGGTATTTACCAGCGACAAGAATAAAGATGCTAAAACTGCCGGAAATGACGAGAATGCAGATAAACAAAAAACAAAGCTGACTGATAAAACAGTGAAGCAATATGTTTATGTATTCAATGCAGGAACTGTTAAACAGGTAGAAGTAACTACAGGAATTCAGAACGATCAGTTCATCATCATCAAAACCGGACTTAAAGCCGGACAGGAGGTGGTATCTGGTCCTTACTCTGCCATCCAGAATAAATTGAAAGACGGAATGAAAGTAGAGAAAACAACTAAGGATCAATTGTTTGTAAGTCCTGATAAAAAGTAA
- a CDS encoding NAD(P)H-dependent glycerol-3-phosphate dehydrogenase, with amino-acid sequence MIPKVAMIGGGSWATAIVKMLSDNTTAKEIYWWMRNVEAITHLQKYKHNPNYLSSVEIRIPEAHISSDIVAIIEQAEYVLLNVPAAFLKETLKDVSPAMLKGKKIISAIKGIVPDENLIIGEFLNQKYEVPLEDIVVISGPCHAEEVALEKLSYLTIASLDLDLAGTFANLLSTRYIKTNVSDDIFGTEYAAVLKNIYAVASGICHGVGYGDNFQAVLISNAIREIKRFVDAVHPISRDIKESAYLGDLLVTAYSQFSRNRTFGNMVGKGYTVKSAQLEMNMVAEGYYAVKCMHHINKKYKVDMPISRAVYAILYEQHSPHIEMRLLTEQLN; translated from the coding sequence ATGATACCTAAAGTTGCAATGATTGGTGGGGGTAGTTGGGCTACTGCTATTGTAAAAATGCTTTCAGATAATACGACTGCAAAAGAAATTTATTGGTGGATGCGAAATGTAGAAGCCATCACTCATCTGCAAAAATATAAGCACAATCCAAACTACCTGAGTTCTGTGGAGATCAGAATCCCGGAAGCACATATTTCAAGTGATATCGTAGCCATTATTGAACAGGCTGAATACGTGCTTTTAAATGTCCCTGCTGCCTTTTTAAAGGAAACCCTGAAGGATGTTAGTCCGGCGATGTTAAAAGGCAAGAAAATCATCTCTGCGATTAAAGGTATTGTTCCCGATGAAAATCTGATTATTGGAGAATTTTTGAACCAGAAATATGAAGTTCCGCTAGAGGATATCGTCGTAATCAGCGGACCTTGTCATGCAGAAGAGGTTGCTTTAGAAAAACTGTCTTACCTGACGATTGCTTCTCTTGACCTCGATCTGGCCGGTACTTTTGCTAATTTGCTAAGCACGAGGTACATCAAAACAAATGTTTCTGATGATATCTTCGGAACAGAGTACGCTGCGGTATTGAAAAATATTTATGCTGTGGCCAGTGGCATATGCCATGGGGTAGGGTATGGAGATAACTTTCAGGCGGTTTTAATCTCTAATGCCATCCGGGAAATCAAACGCTTTGTAGATGCGGTACATCCGATTTCCAGGGATATCAAAGAATCTGCTTATTTAGGTGATCTGCTGGTTACCGCCTATTCTCAGTTCAGCAGAAACCGGACTTTTGGAAATATGGTCGGTAAGGGCTATACTGTAAAATCAGCACAGCTGGAGATGAATATGGTTGCTGAGGGGTATTATGCAGTAAAATGCATGCACCACATTAACAAAAAATATAAGGTAGATATGCCAATCAGCAGAGCAGTATATG